In Miscanthus floridulus cultivar M001 chromosome 5, ASM1932011v1, whole genome shotgun sequence, one genomic interval encodes:
- the LOC136450107 gene encoding SCY1-like protein 2 B → MALNMKTLTQALAKASAVIEKTVSTTVQEVTGPRPLQDYELLDQAGSGGPGLAWRIYTARPRDGAPSAPYPVVSVWVLDKRALAEARARTGLSKAAEDAFLDLVRADAARLVRLRHPGVLHVVQALDETKAAMAMATEPVFASVANALGCLDNVGKVPKELKGMEMGLLEIKHGLLQVAETLDFLHNNAHLAHRAISPETVFITSNGSWKLGGFGFALSVDQATGGLTSSQLFHYSDYDVEDTALPLQPSLNYTAPELVRSGDSKVGSACDMFSFGCLAYHLVARRPLLDCHNNVKMYMNALTYLTSEAFSNIPSDLVSHLQRMLSMDAVSRPSAMASTGSPFFRDDTRLRALRFLDHLLERDNMQKTEFLKALSDMWKDFDSRVLRYKVLPPLCAELRNMVMQPMILPMVLTIAESQDKGDFELATLPALVPVFTSASGETLLLLVKHADLIINKATQEHLISHVLPMLVRAYDDNDPRLQEEVLRRTVPLSRQLDTKLVKQAVLPRVHGLALKTTVAAVRVNALRCLGDLMPSLDKEGILGILETVRRCTAVDHTAPTLMCTLGVANAIYKQCGVEFAAEYVIPLIFPLLTAHQLNVQQFAKYMLFVMDITSKIEEKRGVTVTDNGNTEVKASPSLANGIHSEPMSGQIPAAKSSPAWDEDWGPSKKTGVPSLSVDSSAQTMQPSVDPFDFSTQTKQSTTLPFDLSTQAKQPSLVSQVTAATIPPAQPQPSLQSLVPSSGPQTSGSCVPVDIEWPPRRSSSSDFNAPLSISKENDSGRLSCDGLDDIDPFADWPPKPSNDTSISATEHRPSTNQNISGFSSGNIGFGGSGNSIGQTKSNQMSWSNTSNLMGMNSTDSYLNQGNAALGFGNPIGGLSTGLSNPSSSSTCLSMMQPKSDFGSLSMSANNAAHGPPRLAPPPSTSVGRGRGRNQGQSALSRASRPPHSNSSSGQQPILDLL, encoded by the exons CGCGGACGGGGCTGTCGAAGGCGGCCGAGGACGCCTTCCTCGACCTCGTCCGCGCCGACGCGGCGCGGCTCGTGCGCCTGCGCCACCCGGGCGTGCTCCACGTCGTGCAGGCGCTCGACGAGACCaaggccgccatggccatggccaccgaGCCCGTCTTCGCCTCCGTAGCTAACGCGCTCGGGTGCCTTGACAACGTCGGCAAGGTGCCCAAGGAGCTCAAGGGCATG GAAATGGGGCTACTTGAGATCAAACATGGACTGCTACAAGTTGCGGAGACATTGGATTTTCTTCATAACAATGCTCATCTTGCCCATCGAGCTATATCGCCTGAG ACGGTCTTTATAACTTCTAATGGATCTTGGAAGCTTGGTGGGTTTGGTTTTGCTCTTTCGGTTGATCAAGCCACAGGTGGTTTGACTTCATCACAGCTATTCCATTATTCG GACTATGATGTCGAGGATACAGCTTTACCTCTTCAACCATCGTTGAACTATACTGCACCAGAATTGGTCCGAAGTGGAGATTCTAAAGTTGGCTCTGCTTGCGACATGTTTAGCTTTGGATGTCTAGCTTACCATCTGGTTGCTCGTAGACCACTTCTGGACTGCCATAACAATGTTAAAATG TACATGAATGCCTTGACATATTTAACAAGTGAAGCCTTTTCTAATATTCCTTCTGATTTGGTATCGCATTTGCAAAGGATGCTATCGATGGATGCAGTATCGCGTCCTAGTGCTATGGCCTCTACAG GTTCTCCTTTCTTCCGGGATGATACGAGGTTGCGCGCTCTTCGTTTCCTTGATCATTTGCTT GAGAGAGATAATATGCAGAAGACAGAGTTTTTGAAGGCATTATCAGATATGTGGAAGGATTTCGATTCCCGAGTTCTTCGATATAAA GTTCTTCCTCCTCTTTGTGCTGAGTTACGCAACATGGTTATGCAGCCAATGATTTTGCCTATGGTTCTAACGATAGCAGAATCTCAG GATAAAGGGGATTTTGAACTCGCAACACTGCCTGCGCTTGTTCCAGTGTTTACTTCAGCATCAGGTGAAACTCTACTTCTGCTTGTGAAGCATGCAGATCTCATCATTAACAAG GCCACACAGGAACATTTGATATCACATGTTCTTCCAATGCTGGTCCGAGCTTATGATGACAATGATCCCCGGTTACAGGAAGAAGTTCTGCGTCGAACAGTACCACTGTCTCGTCAACTTGACACCAAG CTAGTCAAACAGGCTGTGCTTCCTCGTGTGCATGGATTAGCTCTAAAGACCACAGTTGCTGCG GTGCGTGTGAATGCGCTGCGGTGTTTAGGAGATCTTATGCCATCCCTGGACAAAGAAGGTATACTGGGTATCTTGGAGACTGTTAGGCGTTGCACAGCTGTTGACCATACTGCGCCAACTCTTATGTGCACACTTGGTGTTGCTAATGCAATCTATAAACAA TGCGGTGTTGAGTTTGCTGCGGAATATGTGATTCCTCTCATCTTCCCATTGCTCACAGCACATCAACTGAATGTACAACAATTTGCCAAGTATATGCTTTTTGTCATGGACATTACAAG CAAGATTGAAGAGAAGCGTGGTGTGACTGTTACAGATAATGGGAACACAGAGGTAAAAGCATCACCTTCATTGGCAAATGGGATCCATTCTGAACCTATGTCAGGACAAATACCAGCTGCAAAGAGCAGCCCTGCATGGGATGAAGACTGGGGTCCTAGTAAGAAAACCGGTGTTCCATCTCTCTCAGTTGATTCTAGTGCACAAACAATGCAACCCTCAGTAGACCCTTTTGACTTCAGTACTCAAACAAAGCAATCCACAACACTCCCCTTTGATTTGAGCACCCAAGCAAAGCAGCCATCATTAGTTTCTCAGGTTACAGCGGCTACAATCCCACCTGCGCAACCACAACCATCACTACAATCTCTTGTGCCCAGTTCAGGACCTCAAACTTCTGGCTCATGTGTCCCTGTTGACATTGAGTGGCCTCCTCGAAGAAGCTCGTCATCTGACTTCAATGCACCCTTGTCTATTAGCAAGGAGAATGATTCTGGAAGGTTGTCTTGCGATGGACTTGATGATATTGATCCTTTTGCTGATTGGCCCCCAAAACCTAGCAACGATACTAGCATTTCAGCAACCGAGCATCGACCGAGCACAAATCAAAATATTTCTGGATTTAGCTCAGGTAACATAGGGTTTGGTGGCAGCGGGAATTCTATAGGGCAAACGAAAAGCAACCAAATGAGCTGGTCAAACACGTCTAATCTAATGGGCATGAACTCAACTGACAGCTATTTGAATCAGGGCAATGCAGCTCTAGGTTTTGGAAATCCAATTGGAGGATTGAGCACAGGTCTCTCCAATCCAAGTAGTTCCAGTACATGTCTAAGCATGATGCAACCAAAATCTGATTTTGGATCACTGTCCATGTCGGCCAACAATGCCGCACATGGCCCACCCAGACTTGCCCCTCCTCCATCCACTTCAGTTGGAAGAGGGCGTGGTAGAAATCAGGGACAGTCAGCACTCTCCCGAGCATCAAGGCCGCCTCATTCCAACTCGTCATCAGGACAACAACCTATCCTGGATTTACTTTAG